The following proteins come from a genomic window of Calorimonas adulescens:
- a CDS encoding aspartate/glutamate racemase family protein produces MRLKVIMPVITEMWNRDALSLMQAVASKDSNIVIKNIEGGPISIESEYDEVLSAPYVLKETIQAEKEGFDAVIIYCFSNPGLYAAREKVSIPVIGIGEAAQIMAYCLGERIGIITTIKNSVIRNIKKSKIIGTADKVCSVVPLDIPVMELSNNELVEKKLHSIMIKLLDDGVDTVIFGCGSIMHMKEKMMEKYRIPVIIPGEAAVKLAEALVCMNISHSKKAYPYPPLKKRTGYQFEV; encoded by the coding sequence ATGAGGCTTAAGGTTATAATGCCTGTGATAACTGAGATGTGGAATAGAGATGCCCTTTCTTTAATGCAGGCTGTGGCCTCTAAAGATAGCAATATTGTTATAAAGAATATTGAAGGAGGGCCAATTTCAATAGAGTCTGAATATGATGAGGTGCTTTCAGCACCTTATGTGTTAAAAGAAACAATACAGGCGGAAAAAGAGGGTTTTGATGCTGTAATTATATATTGCTTTAGTAACCCTGGCCTCTATGCAGCAAGAGAAAAAGTGAGCATACCTGTGATTGGTATAGGAGAGGCAGCACAGATAATGGCATATTGTCTTGGAGAGAGGATAGGTATTATAACAACAATCAAAAATTCCGTAATAAGAAATATTAAAAAGTCCAAGATTATAGGAACTGCAGATAAGGTGTGCTCCGTAGTGCCGTTAGATATTCCGGTAATGGAGCTTTCAAATAATGAACTGGTCGAAAAGAAATTGCACTCTATAATGATTAAACTTTTGGATGACGGTGTAGATACCGTGATATTCGGCTGTGGGTCCATAATGCACATGAAAGAAAAGATGATGGAAAAATACAGAATACCGGTGATAATACCCGGAGAGGCTGCTGTAAAGTTGGCAGAGGCTCTGGTTTGTATGAATATATCACATTCAAAAAAAGCGTATCCTTATCCTCCACTTAAAAAGAGGACTGGGTACCAGTTTGAGGTTTAA
- a CDS encoding NCS2 family permease, producing the protein MERYFKLKERGTDIRTEFTAGLTTFLTMAYILAVNPIILSETGMPKDALFTATALSAGLTTILMGVFANLPFALASGMGLNAYFASLVLSGPLKDVPNGWQIALTCVLFDGIIFLIISSLKIRTAIVNAIPVNIKRAISVGIGLFIASIGFINAGVVKIVDNSLTAGDFTNPQTLLFVFGLVVTGIMMYKKIKGALLLGILVTSIVGWIYAGVIGVDVAATYGIFEPAWRNLLSVPPSVAPIAFKFDFARTLRVSMVPVIFAFFFVDMFDTIGTFIGCAQKAKLTDENGNMDPKDTTRGLLTDAIGTIFGAFMGTSTVTTYIESSAGIAEGGRTGLTSVVTGLFFVMALFMSNIFTSIPSAATAPALVIVGLLMISVIKDIDISEDWTEAIPAFLAITTMPFTSSISEGIVLGIVSYVLLKLFTGKAKQISLTMYVLAGIFIIYLIFR; encoded by the coding sequence CTGGAAAGATATTTCAAACTAAAGGAAAGGGGGACTGATATAAGAACAGAGTTTACGGCAGGCCTTACGACGTTTCTCACGATGGCCTACATATTAGCAGTGAACCCAATAATTCTCTCTGAGACAGGTATGCCAAAGGATGCACTTTTTACAGCAACAGCTCTAAGTGCAGGCTTAACTACAATACTTATGGGTGTATTTGCCAATCTTCCTTTTGCACTGGCAAGCGGGATGGGCTTAAATGCTTACTTTGCCAGTTTAGTTTTGTCCGGGCCTTTGAAGGATGTACCCAATGGCTGGCAGATTGCCCTTACCTGTGTGCTCTTTGATGGGATTATTTTCTTGATTATCTCATCTTTAAAAATAAGGACAGCAATTGTAAATGCTATACCTGTAAATATTAAAAGGGCAATCAGTGTTGGTATTGGTCTTTTTATAGCGTCCATAGGCTTTATAAATGCCGGAGTAGTAAAAATAGTAGATAACAGTTTAACAGCAGGTGACTTTACAAATCCTCAGACTCTACTCTTTGTATTTGGGTTAGTAGTTACGGGGATAATGATGTATAAAAAGATAAAAGGTGCTCTGCTATTGGGTATTCTTGTTACGTCAATCGTTGGGTGGATATATGCTGGGGTTATAGGTGTTGATGTTGCAGCAACCTATGGTATTTTTGAGCCAGCATGGAGAAACCTACTCTCAGTTCCACCCAGTGTGGCCCCAATTGCTTTTAAGTTTGACTTTGCCCGTACGCTAAGGGTTTCAATGGTACCTGTGATATTTGCGTTCTTTTTTGTAGATATGTTTGATACGATAGGTACATTTATAGGGTGTGCACAAAAGGCAAAGCTGACCGATGAGAATGGCAATATGGACCCCAAGGATACTACAAGGGGTCTCCTGACCGATGCTATAGGTACCATATTTGGCGCATTTATGGGCACATCCACAGTTACAACCTATATAGAGAGCAGTGCAGGTATTGCCGAAGGTGGGAGAACAGGGCTGACGTCTGTAGTGACAGGGCTTTTCTTTGTTATGGCGTTATTCATGAGCAATATATTTACATCTATACCTTCTGCAGCTACAGCACCTGCCCTTGTGATAGTAGGGCTACTGATGATATCTGTTATAAAGGATATTGATATCTCAGAAGATTGGACCGAGGCGATACCGGCATTCCTTGCTATTACCACTATGCCTTTTACATCATCAATCTCTGAAGGAATAGTCTTGGGGATAGTTTCATATGTTCTTTTAAAACTTTTCACAGGGAAGGCAAAACAGATAAGCTTGACAATGTATGTGTTAGCTGGTATATTTATTATTTATCTTATATTTAGATAA
- a CDS encoding PucR family transcriptional regulator encodes MKIKDIFLLREVKGSKVIAGKNGLNKNVSCIDVIEVPDVTGWIKEGGFYITAGYAYRDSEDKLEYLVRYLIESKASSLGIKLGRYIDRLPVDIIEMANNADFTIINLKTKSPYADIINSVLTKIVHDQSEFLNNILLIHEKLTEAVLTDDSTSTFLEKLSNMVDIPIILLDNNMNVIFSKSGKDISKDLNRVVLKHLTGPDKDKTGIYEDQYGQARAFIITPLSVKGDVRGYIVMISDKNMQVMNAMTAEMAATVIAIQYLKQDLIEENNKRIEGNFLYDLLSGNFVDEYLVIERAKKLGWVVYRKYFNIVVVIYQRSYNLLLDKKNYNVNERIFKEINEVLGSLDGVKTALFSDYIIIFCPGELYEKASVMCGRIEKIFANKFPQVEFSIGVGRPEENLLKVSGSYREAMESLKIGEKLWGKGRTYLFDDVGVYKILAKLTGDDDAKEYILSKLGPLIEYDKKYRSQLIRTFKEFLDNRMNIKKTADKLYIHRNTLIYRIDKIKELLGTELNDEEEVFGYHMALKLMDLGIL; translated from the coding sequence ATGAAGATTAAGGATATCTTTTTATTAAGAGAGGTAAAGGGCTCTAAGGTTATAGCAGGTAAAAATGGACTTAACAAAAATGTTTCGTGCATAGATGTCATAGAAGTTCCCGATGTGACCGGATGGATAAAAGAGGGCGGTTTTTACATTACTGCCGGCTATGCATATAGAGACAGTGAGGACAAATTAGAATACCTGGTAAGGTATCTTATTGAATCTAAAGCCTCAAGTCTTGGAATTAAACTGGGTAGATATATTGACAGACTACCTGTAGATATTATTGAGATGGCGAATAACGCAGATTTTACCATAATAAATCTTAAAACGAAGTCACCCTATGCTGACATTATTAATTCTGTGCTTACAAAAATAGTACACGATCAGTCCGAATTTTTAAATAATATTTTGCTGATACATGAGAAGCTTACAGAGGCCGTTTTGACTGACGACAGCACCTCGACATTTCTTGAAAAGCTGTCAAATATGGTAGACATACCTATTATTCTTCTTGACAACAATATGAATGTCATATTTAGTAAATCCGGTAAAGACATCTCAAAGGATTTGAATAGGGTTGTATTAAAACACCTTACCGGTCCTGATAAAGACAAGACAGGGATATATGAAGACCAATACGGCCAGGCCAGAGCATTTATTATAACTCCACTTTCAGTTAAAGGAGATGTCAGGGGATATATAGTTATGATATCAGATAAAAATATGCAGGTTATGAATGCCATGACAGCAGAAATGGCAGCTACAGTAATTGCTATCCAATATTTAAAACAGGACCTCATTGAGGAAAATAATAAGAGGATAGAGGGTAATTTTCTATATGATTTGCTGAGCGGAAATTTTGTAGATGAATATCTTGTTATAGAAAGAGCAAAGAAGTTAGGATGGGTGGTTTACAGGAAATATTTCAATATAGTCGTTGTTATATATCAAAGAAGTTATAATCTTCTGTTGGATAAAAAGAACTATAACGTGAATGAAAGAATATTTAAAGAAATCAATGAGGTTTTAGGTTCATTGGATGGTGTTAAAACAGCGTTATTTAGTGATTATATTATAATATTCTGTCCCGGAGAGTTATACGAGAAAGCGTCTGTGATGTGTGGGCGAATAGAGAAGATTTTTGCAAATAAATTTCCTCAGGTAGAATTTTCTATAGGTGTAGGCAGACCTGAAGAAAATCTGCTTAAGGTATCCGGCTCATATAGGGAGGCAATGGAATCATTAAAAATAGGCGAAAAATTGTGGGGTAAGGGAAGGACCTATCTTTTTGACGATGTAGGGGTATATAAAATACTGGCAAAACTTACGGGTGATGATGATGCAAAAGAATATATTCTTTCAAAATTAGGGCCGCTTATTGAATATGATAAAAAATACAGGTCTCAGTTGATACGTACATTCAAGGAATTTCTTGATAACAGGATGAACATAAAAAAGACTGCTGATAAGTTATATATACACAGGAATACCTTGATATATCGTATAGATAAGATAAAAGAGTTGCTTGGCACAGAACTCAATGATGAGGAAGAGGTTTTTGGATATCACATGGCTTTAAAACTTATGGACCTTGGTATATTATAA
- the ade gene encoding adenine deaminase, with translation MFDYNVNKLRELIDVALGKAEGDLLLKNGRIVNVFDESIEDGDVLVHNGMIAGVGRYDKAKNVVDVKGAYISPAFIDSHLHIESTMCVPTEFTKALVPLGTLTAVVDPHEIANIAGGNGIRFMIESSKGLPMDIFFMLPSCVPAGPFEMSGGNLKAEDLKIFMGDPSVIGLAEMMNYPGLLEGDRDVLAKVSLFHDRVMDGHSPDLSGNELNAYLATGIMADHECITPEEAMEKLKKGMWIMIREGSLTRDLLRLLPIINHNTVHRILLCTDDKHPEDLVHEGHINYAVHLLIKNGFSLPTAIRLATINPSMFFGFKHKGGIAPGYVADILVFKDVLKIERVYKEGVLVAEDGKAIFDTPDIDDSLKDTIHVAPLNRDSFKVMARGNLMRVIGLHADSIITDEILARPNVVNGYAESDVERDIIKIAVVERHEATGKIGIGFINGLGMKKGAFATTISHDSHNIIVAGENDEDMILAVDELKRIGGGIVVAMDGKILASLALPYGGLMTDRSVVEISDILMRLHEIVKNNNGVTISDPFMTLSFISLAVCPALKLTVNGLVDVNKFKLVDLFK, from the coding sequence ATGTTTGACTATAATGTGAATAAATTGAGAGAGTTAATAGATGTGGCACTGGGTAAGGCAGAAGGCGATCTGCTTTTAAAGAACGGGCGCATTGTAAATGTATTTGACGAGTCTATAGAGGATGGGGATGTATTAGTACATAATGGTATGATAGCTGGTGTGGGAAGGTATGATAAGGCAAAGAATGTAGTTGACGTTAAAGGCGCGTACATATCGCCGGCCTTTATAGATTCTCATCTGCATATAGAGAGCACTATGTGTGTTCCGACTGAGTTCACAAAAGCTTTAGTGCCACTTGGCACACTCACTGCAGTTGTGGATCCTCATGAGATAGCAAACATAGCAGGTGGCAATGGAATAAGGTTTATGATCGAGTCTTCTAAAGGATTACCCATGGATATATTTTTTATGCTCCCTTCATGCGTACCTGCCGGCCCTTTTGAAATGTCAGGTGGTAATTTAAAAGCGGAAGATTTGAAAATCTTTATGGGTGACCCATCGGTTATTGGCCTGGCCGAAATGATGAACTACCCAGGACTTCTTGAGGGAGATAGAGATGTACTCGCAAAGGTATCGCTGTTTCATGACAGGGTAATGGATGGCCATTCTCCTGATCTCAGCGGTAATGAACTTAATGCCTATCTTGCGACTGGTATAATGGCAGACCATGAATGTATCACACCGGAAGAAGCTATGGAAAAACTGAAAAAAGGTATGTGGATAATGATAAGGGAAGGTTCACTCACCAGGGATCTCTTAAGGCTTCTTCCTATAATAAATCACAACACCGTACACAGGATACTCCTGTGTACGGATGATAAGCATCCTGAAGATCTTGTTCATGAGGGGCACATAAATTATGCTGTTCATTTGCTGATCAAGAATGGTTTTTCGCTGCCCACTGCTATCAGGCTGGCTACAATAAACCCCTCAATGTTTTTCGGGTTCAAACATAAGGGAGGGATTGCCCCAGGTTATGTGGCAGATATACTGGTGTTTAAAGATGTTTTAAAAATAGAAAGGGTTTATAAAGAGGGCGTGCTTGTAGCGGAGGATGGGAAAGCAATTTTTGACACTCCAGACATTGATGACAGTCTAAAGGATACCATACACGTTGCACCATTAAATAGGGATAGCTTTAAGGTGATGGCAAGGGGAAACCTTATGAGGGTGATTGGGCTGCATGCAGACTCGATAATCACCGATGAGATATTGGCCAGGCCAAATGTTGTGAATGGATATGCAGAATCTGATGTAGAAAGAGACATAATCAAGATAGCAGTTGTAGAAAGACACGAAGCCACAGGCAAGATAGGTATAGGATTTATAAATGGGCTTGGAATGAAAAAAGGAGCATTTGCAACTACCATATCCCATGATTCCCATAACATTATAGTGGCGGGCGAAAATGATGAAGACATGATACTGGCAGTAGATGAATTAAAACGGATAGGTGGGGGGATTGTGGTAGCCATGGATGGTAAAATACTTGCCTCACTTGCTCTGCCTTATGGGGGATTGATGACAGACAGGTCAGTAGTAGAGATATCAGATATCCTTATGAGGCTCCATGAAATTGTAAAAAATAATAATGGTGTCACCATATCAGACCCATTTATGACCCTGTCTTTTATTTCTTTAGCCGTCTGTCCAGCTCTTAAGCTCACAGTGAATGGCCTTGTGGACGTGAATAAATTTAAGCTGGTAGATCTTTTTAAGTAA
- the glyA gene encoding serine hydroxymethyltransferase, which produces MDLKTIEMVDPEIAVSIRRELGRQRNTIELIASENFVSPAVMAAMGTVLTNKYAEGYPGERYYGGCQFVDEVEEIARERLKKLFNAEYANVQPHSGAQANIAVYFALLSPGDTVLGMNLSHGGHLTHGSPVNISGKYFNFIPYGVDPTTGRINYDEVEKIAKETMPKMIVAGASAYPREIDFKRLREIADSVNAYLMVDMAHIAGLVAAGYHMNPVPYADVVTTTTHKTLRGPRGGAILCKERIGKAIDKAVFPGTQGGPLMHIIAAKAVCFKEAMSDDFKDYQKRIVQNAKALAGGLLNRGIDLVSGGTDNHMMLADLRKYDVNGKDVEKKLEEINITVNKNTVPNDPKGPNVTSGIRIGTPAVTTRGLGVKEMDEIADIISSVIKNNYSVDDAKYRVSKILEGFPLYEGE; this is translated from the coding sequence ATGGACCTGAAGACCATTGAGATGGTAGACCCTGAGATTGCTGTTAGTATAAGAAGAGAGCTGGGCAGGCAGAGGAATACTATTGAGTTAATTGCCTCTGAAAATTTTGTAAGTCCTGCTGTCATGGCAGCTATGGGTACTGTGCTGACCAATAAATATGCTGAGGGTTACCCGGGGGAAAGATATTATGGTGGGTGTCAGTTTGTGGACGAGGTAGAGGAAATAGCAAGAGAGAGGCTTAAAAAGCTTTTTAATGCCGAGTATGCCAACGTCCAGCCGCATTCCGGTGCTCAGGCCAATATTGCTGTATATTTTGCTCTTTTAAGTCCCGGAGATACAGTGCTGGGGATGAACCTTTCTCATGGAGGTCACCTTACCCATGGGAGTCCTGTAAACATATCGGGAAAATACTTTAATTTTATACCATACGGGGTGGACCCAACCACAGGTAGGATTAACTATGACGAGGTAGAGAAGATTGCAAAAGAGACTATGCCAAAGATGATTGTAGCAGGGGCCAGTGCCTATCCAAGAGAGATAGATTTTAAGAGACTCAGAGAGATTGCAGATAGTGTAAATGCCTACCTTATGGTGGATATGGCCCATATAGCAGGCCTTGTGGCTGCTGGATACCATATGAATCCCGTGCCATATGCTGATGTTGTTACCACAACCACTCACAAGACACTCAGGGGGCCACGAGGTGGTGCAATACTTTGCAAAGAGAGGATAGGAAAGGCCATAGATAAGGCCGTATTTCCTGGCACACAGGGTGGCCCACTGATGCATATAATTGCAGCTAAGGCTGTGTGCTTCAAAGAGGCAATGTCTGATGATTTTAAAGACTATCAGAAAAGGATAGTGCAAAATGCAAAGGCTTTAGCAGGTGGTCTTTTAAATAGGGGCATTGACCTGGTGTCAGGCGGGACTGATAATCATATGATGCTGGCAGACTTGAGGAAATATGATGTGAACGGTAAGGACGTTGAAAAGAAATTAGAAGAGATAAACATAACAGTAAATAAAAATACTGTACCAAACGACCCCAAAGGGCCAAACGTTACAAGCGGTATACGCATAGGTACGCCTGCTGTTACCACGAGGGGACTTGGGGTTAAAGAGATGGATGAGATAGCAGACATTATTTCATCGGTTATTAAGAATAATTATAGTGTAGATGACGCTAAGTATAGGGTTTCTAAAATTCTTGAAGGTTTTCCACTGTATGAAGGGGAATAG